The genomic stretch TACGCCGAATTTTCTTTTGTGCCAGATGATTTATTATATACGGTTCTACCAAATCTTGAAGAATTTGCTAGACAAATAGTTGCACACAACTATGAAAATCGTGATATATTAGAGTTGAATGTGCGTCTTTCTGCCATAACATCAATTGAAGAGGAGGAAGAAGATTTTAGAAATCAAGATGATTATGGTCAAGCTCAACAAGTTGTTGATTTGATGGAGAAATTAGAAAATTGTTATCCTTTTTCTGACTCAACCGAACAATGTCCTATTTGTTTGGAGGAGTTTTGCATTAAATCAGATTTAGCTCGTACCAAATGCTCGCATGTTTTTCATAAAAATTGTATTGGCTCATGGATTCAACAATGCATCAATCGCTCATCAACTTACACTTGTCCATTGTGTCGAGGTCTTCTATAAACATTTATGGAAATAGTTGTTATAATCTTTGTACTTTTGTTTCTTAAAATATTTTGATctttaattataattaattttagAGTTAAAGATATTTGTATCCCTTATTTGGACGAGTTTTAGTTTTTTCTATAACTGTTGTATTTTTTTACTGTTATAAtataataatttaaatttttattatgtgactatccaataataaaataattattaaaaaaatattattctAATCATTAGAGTGACATTTGTCTTTGTACTAATGCAATTTGAAAGAGTTGTGGTTTATTTTTCTGCCACATCatttaatatatattataataaaaagtagattataaaaaaattaaagaGAAGAAAATAAAACTTAGGGTAAAATTTCTTTTAACCCTTAACTTTATAAgaaaagtgtttgtgaatttgattttatgctttcaatttgtATAAAAAGATGAATGTGATAGTTactcattttttattttaaacaAGATTGTAAACCATGCTTGCACGGATGAATTTAATAAATTAAAGAGTTAAATGCAGTTTTAATTCtactattttaatttttaattgtttttttaaaattaatttctctattttaatttttataactttttaattttctttaaacaaaatcttttttttcttcatatttcttCTTTTGATTGCCCCCCTCACTATTATATAGTTAACAATTAAACTTGTGATGTGGAGTTGACATGGCAGAGCCTATATATCTCTACGACAAAAACCTTTTTCAATGTCATATATTTAAAAAGTTAAAATTActtttataatattatataataacaataatataaattattaaattaaaaaaattacaattaaTTAATGTTGTAAATTAATTATTTAGATgaataaattattttattaatgtataaaaataaaaaattacaatattaatgtataaaataaaatttaataatatTAGGGTGTATTTCTTTGTAAAATAAGAATTATTGGACATAGCAGTACTAGACACTACAAAATAGTACAAGAcaattttttatattatattgTGTTTGATGATCGATATACCGGACAACTTTTATCTATTTTGTTTAATATATCTTTGTACCAAATAATAGAATTTTTACtataatatttttattgataTACAAATATTGATTTTCATGAAATAAAATACTAAACAGTGAGAAGAAGAAAAATAACGAAGAGAGAATTTTTTTTTACTTTACATCAGACAAAAacaatataattttattataatattttttattaataaataaaatattaatattatatttataatCAAAATATTAAATAGAGAGATATTAAAAATTGTATTTCAATATTTTTTGATAATTTGTGTTTGGGACAAAAAGTTGTCCCGTGATTTATAGTGAGCaaattttttttatgtttttgtcATCTTCCTTGTCATATATTTTGTCATGTCCTATAATAAGTTTTTGCATCAGACAAAGTATAAAAGAAGTTCTCATGTCCAATCAAATGCACCATTAATGATAAGTAGTTAATTAATCATTTATTCATTCAATATTAATATTTTCAAATTATATTAATGTATAAAACAATATTAATATATAAAACAAAATTATTGAATATTGAATATTGAATATTCTTCTCCCAAAATATATTGTGTCTCTTTAATCACTATATCACCATCTCAGACACATTCATACCTTCGTCGCCTTTCTAACAATCACGCTCATCCCTATTACATTCATCTCCTTCATCATTACAACCATTCGCCAACTCAAAAACCAAATTTTCCCCAATCACCATACTCAATCAAGAACAACAAATTTTTGTGCTTCACGCTCATACCCTAACACTTTTCATTTGTTAGAAATAATTCATTTTCAGTATTAGTAGTATTTGCTTTGTTAAGTTTAACCTTTCTAGTGTAGATTAGTAAATTGTCTATGTGGCATTATAATTTGTGTATATATAGTACTGTAGTTGTCAACAGTTGTATTCACTAAGTATTGTAGTGCCGTGTGTGGGTAACCGTTTTAGCATAGTAGTGAAAgtttattattctctcttctctcatcttcatcttctttatTTTGTGCACCAataattggtatctagagctccggttcagatCCACAGGGAAACACGAGGAAACACGACTGAACGGTGAggcgttgtgtgattgatttcgttTCTTGAGTTAGCGTTAAAAATTTGATTGGAATTGTAACAaaatcacatttcttgattctCCAAGATTGGGAAACACTAGTGTTTTGTGAGATCTGAATtttgcacaaggttgaagatgaacggAGACGGTAATCTGAGTATCAAGCTTCTAGTGTTCGATGGTTAGAACCGGAACCGTTGGATGATTCAgatgtgtgtgttgtttgacgctcaatatgttcttgatctcgtcaacgACTGTTACATTCTGGTTGCACTTCTGATAAATGCAACAGATACGCAAAGAAATGCTCAACATGATTTGAGGAAGATGGATCATAAGGtgttgttctacatccatcagtgtgtggatgtgaacgtgtttgagaaaatAGTTGATTCAACAACGATGAAGGTTGTGTGGGACATACTGGTACGGTGCTACGGtggtgatgcatcagtgaagaaggtaAAGATTTAGTATTTACATAAGCAGTATGAGAATCCCAGTATtaagaacaatgagaaggtacctaACTACATCTCTAAAGTGATTATGATCACAAATGGGATGAAATCGCGTGGAGAAACATTCTCTGAAGATagtatcattgagaaggtacttagatctcttactcctcgGTTTGATTACATTattgtagcaattgaacattctaaggatctgagCATCATGAGAATAGAAGAGCTGCAAATCAGTCTAGAGGTGCAAGAGTTGCATCTGACTAAAAGAACCTCTGAGAGAGAGGTAGGGCATGCTCTGAAAGCTTCTTTTGTCAAGAAGGACCAGAATTAGTCTTTGTTAGAGGCCAAGAAAATACATGGTAGTCTTTGCGAATGACTGTTAGTCAAACAAGGAAAGGGAGTCAGAAGAAGAAAACATAGCTAGAGGAGATTATGATGATGAACCTGTGTTATTGATGGCTTATAAATCTGATGATGATGAACCTGTGCGATTGACGTTTTCTGATTTTGAAGGAGACTCTGAATATGAGTCAGAGTCAGAagatgactctgaatctgaagtCGAGTCTAATTTTGAATATGAGTAAGAATCTGAAGGTTCTGAAGAAGAGTCAGAATATGAGGGTTCTAAAGATGAGTCAGAGTTAGAAGATGACTCTAAAGATAAAGATGAGTCAGACTCTGAAAGTGACTATGAAGATGAAGAAGACTCTGAAGGCAAgtctgattctgaaggtgaatctgattctGATCCAGATTCTGATGATGATCCAGAATCTGGAGGTAATCAAATCTTTGAAGGTGGAGCCTTTGAAGGTGGTCCAAC from Lathyrus oleraceus cultivar Zhongwan6 chromosome 7, CAAS_Psat_ZW6_1.0, whole genome shotgun sequence encodes the following:
- the LOC127102848 gene encoding uncharacterized protein LOC127102848 encodes the protein METFFNFEAYLPSERIESSHNIHVFRKCFCIDFEFSHTIVPSQSDATTFMPDFTTTIKRVVAIPIEILCNGLEGDHNGVLYAEFSFVPDDLLYTVLPNLEEFARQIVAHNYENRDILELNVRLSAITSIEEEEEDFRNQDDYGQAQQVVDLMEKLENCYPFSDSTEQCPICLEEFCIKSDLARTKCSHVFHKNCIGSWIQQCINRSSTYTCPLCRDTQRNAQHDLRKMDHKVLFYIHQCVDVNVFEKIVDSTTMKVVWDILYENPSIKNNEKVPNYISKVIMITNGMKSRGETFSEDSIIEKVLRSLTPRFDYIIVAIEHSKDLSIMRIEELQISLEVQELHLTKRTSEREVGHALKASFVKKDQN